The DNA sequence GAAAAATATAGCCAATGATGAAAATACCCCGACACCGGAGACCGCAACAACCTTCGCGACCAGTGCAAACACGCCAATGGGTGCAAACTTCATTACCCAGTTCGTCATACTCATCATTACATCTAAAACGGCAATCCAGAAATTCTGCATTTGCTCGGCTTTCGCGCCTGTTAGTTTTGTGGCAAAAAAGCCAAATAATAAACTAAAGAAAATCAAACCCAGCATCTGCCCCTGAGCGGCAGCAGTAACAATATTAGGAGGCACCATGCGCAAAAAGACTGCAACCACATCACCGGCACCTTTACCTTCAACTTTATCGGTTACTGCCTGAGGAACATCCGCTAAACCAATGACATCTTTAAGTGGTTGACCGTCGCTGATGCCTGGTACAGTTAAATTAACCAGTATCAATCCCGTCATAATGGCTAGAAAACTGGTAATCGCATAGTAGGATAAAGTTTTACTGCCCAGACGCCCCAGATCTTCTCCAGAGCCTATCCCCATAATGCCAACAATAATTGATGAAATAATCAAAGGCACAATCAGCATTTTTAATGCATTTAAAAACAGTGTGCCAAAAAACTCATAAACGCTATAAAAACGAATACCAAATATTGCAGCATCAGCTCCACTTAACAAGCCGGCAAATATCGCCAGCACAAGTGCAATCAATATTTGCCAATGTAACTGCAAAGAAGTAAAAGCTTTAAACATCGATGCTTAAAGCTCTTCTGAACGAACAATTTCTGATTGTGACTTTAAATGACCAAGAACAACACTTATATCACTGTTGGCCTGTTCGTTTCTAAATTCTTCAGCTAATACCTGTAATTCAGCTGTTGTTGCCTGTTCAGGTGGCGTAACTGACTTGAGCTGAATAACCCCGGTTCCACCAGATAACTCAACAATTTTATAAACAGATTTACCTTCAACAGGTTTAGTCATCGTAAACGCTTTAGATAAAACTTGCTGACTTGAGCTTGTATTATCACGTTTTACAGAACCTAATTTAATTAGTTTTGCGGAGTTTTGAACTGATTGACTTTCGATTGATTCACCCTGCTCAAGTTTGGTCATTGCCTCTTTAGCGAAAGCCATTGTTGTTTCTCTGGCTTTTTCGACTCGTATTGCACTCTCTATTATGTGCTTAACTTCATCAAGCGATTTTGGGCTGGCTTCCGTGTGTGTATCTACTCTTAATACAAGTACATGATTTTTTTCAACTTCAATAATATCCGAGTTTCTTCCTTCAGAAATCACATCAGAATTAAAAGCCGCATTACGGACTTTAACGTTAGTCGCTACACCTTTACCCTGTGTACGAGAAAAAGCCTCTGTGGTTTTGATTTCCAGACCTAATGCATCTGCTACTTCCTGCAAACTCTGATCATTTTCATAAGCA is a window from the endosymbiont of Galathealinum brachiosum genome containing:
- a CDS encoding dicarboxylate/amino acid:cation symporter; translated protein: MQLHWQILIALVLAIFAGLLSGADAAIFGIRFYSVYEFFGTLFLNALKMLIVPLIISSIIVGIMGIGSGEDLGRLGSKTLSYYAITSFLAIMTGLILVNLTVPGISDGQPLKDVIGLADVPQAVTDKVEGKGAGDVVAVFLRMVPPNIVTAAAQGQMLGLIFFSLLFGFFATKLTGAKAEQMQNFWIAVLDVMMSMTNWVMKFAPIGVFALVAKVVAVSGVGVFSSLAIFFFTVVAALAVHFLGTMYLILRYVAKVNPILHYKAMSAALLTAFSTSSSSATLPLTMECVEEKAGVSNRVTSFTLPLGATVNMDGTALYECVGAMFIAQAYGLDLTLTTQFTIVLVALVTSIGVAGIPSASLVAISIILGAIGLPLEGIGLILAVDRVLDMCRTAVNVFSDSVAAVVIGKLEGEKNILQG